GGGGAATCTTCACCTCTGTTGCGCCGTGTGAAAATTTGACAGTCGCATTGACCCCATTATCCTTGAGATATGCCTCTGTCGCTCCAACTAATTCGGTAAAAATAACTTTCCCTTCGAGATCTGCGACAGACTGGATGGGGGAGTCCTCTGTGACCGCTAACACCCATCGCGCTGGCTGCGTCGTCTGCTTACCGTAGGTAAGCGATGCGACCTCTAGCACATCGACATTGCACTCGCGGACCCAATCTCGTCCCGCCAACCCCACATCAATGACACCGCGTTCTACGTAGAGTGCCATCTCCTGGGGGCGCAGCAACATCACCTCAATCTCGTCATCATCGATGTGTGGATAGTATGATCTGCCGCTGATTGTGATCGTGTAACCCGCTTGTTTGAAAAGGTCAATGGTGAATTCCTGTAGAGATCCTTTAGGAATACCTAATTTCAGTTTGTTCATCGGTTTGTATATCCTGTCTTCAAGTTTTTTCAATTGCTTTGTTCTGACACTAAATCTAACTCTCATTTGTTACAGTAATTGCTTTGTAATGGAACCCCTTCTGTTGTACTTTCTTCATTCCATGCGCGGATAAGCTATGGGCGGGCTTCTAGCCATGCTTTCTCTGCGGTCTGTAACATGTAATCGGGAATTATGGTGAATTCTGAAAATAAATAAACACTTTCGCCCCCCGGTAGGTGCGGTTTCCTAACCGCACCGGTTTGGAGTGTCTTATTAATTAGGACTTACGCAGCTGGCTCATAAGTCCCCTGATAAGGGGGATTTAGGGGGTTAAAAATAAAAAAATCTCGCGCCGCGTGCTAAATTTGCGTAAGTCCTGTTAATTCTAAAATCTACCATAGTATAAGATATGGTATGATACCATACTCCATCCATATTGTCAAAAGTGAAGAAAAAAGGCGTGTTACGTGATGTATTTATTGAGTTCGTCAACACGCCTTAATCTCTCTTTAAGATGCTCGGATCGCAGCCTGCATGTGCTGCAGAAGTTGGCGAGACGCGTAACAAAA
The window above is part of the Candidatus Poribacteria bacterium genome. Proteins encoded here:
- a CDS encoding ATP phosphoribosyltransferase translates to MNKLKLGIPKGSLQEFTIDLFKQAGYTITISGRSYYPHIDDDEIEVMLLRPQEMALYVERGVIDVGLAGRDWVRECNVDVLEVASLTYGKQTTQPARWVLAVTEDSPIQSVADLEGKVIFTELVGATEAYLKDNGVNATVKFSHGATEVKIPHLCDAIVEITETGSTLHANQLRIVDVVIESVTMLIANKESWEDEWKRHKAESLYILLSGALAAQNKVGLKMNIAQDNLQSLLAILPAMRNPTISQLSQDGWHAVETIVDEHIVRDFIPELRSVGAEDIIEYPLSKVIP